In one Myotis daubentonii chromosome 1, mMyoDau2.1, whole genome shotgun sequence genomic region, the following are encoded:
- the LOC132241458 gene encoding LOW QUALITY PROTEIN: zinc finger protein 217-like (The sequence of the model RefSeq protein was modified relative to this genomic sequence to represent the inferred CDS: inserted 2 bases in 1 codon; substituted 4 bases at 4 genomic stop codons): MDIEQSKSHGPNDLQADENAVIFVHSTEKNEILVKRTTQAKITLLEELAPVSFGLSCLYEGHKYCKSKKKPDEKLLESSLLPPTRITSGLIPSPEIPQPDSYFIHSPEVTGNIPTQSLLVYMDGPEVTGNSLGSQMELDDAMSLKGTTTVPFRATQEKSIIQIEGYTPLDCMFCRQTFTHSEDLSKHVLLQHRPILCEPSVLCVEAEYLSPLDKGQVQTEPPKDKSGKENEDLSCEVCGQTFRVAFDLAIHMKKHKDSFTYGCHVCGRRFKVPWFLKSHMRTHSDKSGDKSKLQQGLESPVTINEVVQEQAAESISSPVKMCMVCGFLFPNIESLIEHRKIHTKDKASGDSSPQADSQQTGMSAPRDEFLQFLNLRPKAQPETGKQPTGWIPQLDPFTTCQAWQLATKGKIAICREAKEQPRQEGSTDNDDSDKEKLGEVWNESKSHPEGSAKSSSSKTGCTGLAQDKEKPRHANGEVPPGDADPKLSSKSKKSTHCSECGKVFRTYRQLVLHSRVHKKDQRTDAESPTMSVDGQQLRTCSPNLAGTLDENGATEREGGSEDGFVDGLPEGLHLDQNDDGGKIKHLTSSRECSYCGKLFRSNYDLNIHLRAHTDEKPYKCEFCDYAAAQKTSLQYHLERHHKDKQVDVAAEVKSKGKNQEAEDVLLIANSAQTRNLKRFFDGATDVKGSPPAKKPKGMAPAFQNVLGSTVLWPVHKDTQDFRKNATEGSADQQGRHSVPAYLDMLKNRPAPEAQAINLPRRAEVAAPPHPHPDATAAHKDEAGLKEKAEVAADSRVEPSMDCQEKPLNLALGALHSCQAISLSKSLIPSITCPFCTFKTFYPEVLMMHQRLEHKYNPDGHKNCRNKSWLRNRPTSCPPPLVGEDLPSLSSFPKPKATFPAQSKTLPSEKGKPGPAGPGKTPLASGTDSSTLAPSNLELHRPQPSIGAEGAPAARQQPSEMFSKSGVSPVPEKTQRPETKFKAPVVSVSQPSSSSTIHGSADFTAKHDGLWAPPGRDYFCGRSAGVAGLELGEPLPKRPKAGPFVLDAEQPGPHDQRVLDLPKYLVDPGTTGLLPQKYEFPPLKVLPSKPPFLASGEMDSEDVLTIHXPXGGPGPLYTCAPXASLEGKRPVSXQHXSSSMLPKRNYENFIGNAHSRPKDKKT; encoded by the exons CTGTCTGTATGAGGGACACAAATACTGTAAGTCTAAAAAGAAGCCAGATGAAAAGCTGCTGGAGAGTTCCCTGTTGCCACCAACACG TATTACAAGTGGCCTTATTCCAAGTCCAGAAATCCCTCAGCCAGATTCTTATTTTATACACAGTCCTGAAGTGACAGGAAACATACCAACTCAGTCCCTCTTAGTGTATATGGATGGACCGGAAGTTACTGGCAATTCTCTTGGCAGCCAGATGGAGCTAGATGATGCCATGTCACTAAAAGGGACCACCACTGTTCCTTTCAGAGCCACGCAAGAGAAGAGCATCATCCAAATCGAGGGCTACACGCCCTTGGACTGCATGTTCTGCAGGCAGACCTTCACCCACTCTGAAGACCTCAGTAAGCACGTGCTGCTGCAGCACCGGCCCATCCTCTGTGAGCCCTCAGTTCTGTGCGTGGAAGCAGAGTATCTCAGCCCTCTAGATAAAGGCCAGGTGCAAACAGAACCCCCCAAGGACAAGAGTGGCAAAGAGAATGAAGACCTGAGCTGTGAGGTGTGTGGGCAGACGTTCAGAGTTGCGTTTGACCTGGCGATCCACATGAAGAAACACAAGGACTCTTTCACCTATGGGTGTCACGTGTGTGGACGGAGGTTCAAGGTGCCCTGGTTTCTGAAGAGCCACATGCGAACACACAGCGACAAGTCGGGGGACAAGAGCAAGCTGCAGCAGGGCTTGGAAAGCCCGGTCACCATCAACGAGGTTGTCCAGGAGCAGGCTGCGGAGAGCATCTCCTCTCCTGTCAAGATGTGCATGGTTTGTGGCttcctatttccaaatatagaAAGTCTCATTGAGCACAGGAAGATACACACCAAAGACAAGGCTTCTGGTGACAGCAGTCCCCAGGCAGACTCTCAGCAGACGGGGATGTCAGCCCCAAGAGACGAGTTCCTGCAGTTCTTAAACCTCAGACCCAAAGCTCAGCCTGAAACCGGGAAGCAGCCCACCGGATGGATACCTCAGCTCGACCCATTCACCACCTGCCAGGCCTGGCAGCTGGCCACCAAGGGCAAAATCGCCATCTGCCGGGAGGCGAAGgagcagcccaggcaggaagggagCACCGACAATGATGATTCGGACAAAGAAAAGCTTGGAGAAGTCTGGAACGAGAGTAAAAGCCATCCCGAAGGTTCTGCAAAGTCCAGCTCCAGTAAGACCGGTTGTACAGGCCTAGCACAGGATAAGGAGAAGCCTAGACATGCCAACGGTGAAGTGCCTCCTGGGGACGCGGACCCCAAGTTGTCCAGTAAGAGTAAGAAGTCCACGCATTGCTCTGAGTGTGGCAAGGTGTTCAGAACCTACCGCCAGCTGGTCCTGCACTCGAGAGTCCACAAGAAGGACCAGAGGACAGATGCTGAGTCGCCCACCATGTCTGTGGACGGCCAGCAGCTCAGGACGTGCTCTCCAAACCTAGCCGGCACCCTGGATGAAAACGGAGCCACAGAGCGAGAAGGAGGCTCTGAAGATGGATTCGTGGACGGACTTCCCGAAGGCCTCCATCTGGATCAAAATGATGATGGAGGCAAAATAAAGCATCTGACATCCTCAAGAGAATGTAGTTACTGTGGAAAGCTTTTCCGCTCAAACTATGACCTCAACATTCATCTCAGAGCGCATACGGATGAAAAACCATACAAATGTGAATTTTGTGACTATGCTGCAGCCCAGAAGACCTCTCTACAGTATCACTTGGAGAGACACCACAAAGATAAGCAGGTCGATGTGGCCGCTGAGGTCAAGAGCAAAGGGAAAAACCAGGAAGCGGAAGATGTACTACTCATTGCCAACAGTGCGCAAACCAGaaatttgaaaagatttttcGATGGTGCCACAGATGTGAAAGGCAGCCCACCTGCCAAGAAACCTAAGGGGATGGCCCCTGCCTTTCAGAATGTTCTGGGCAGCACTGTCCTCTGGCCAGTGCACAAAGATACTCAGGATTTCAGGAAAAATGCAACTGAAGGTAGTGCTGATCAGCAAGGCAGACACTCTGTCCCTGCTTATTTGGACATGTTAAAGAACAGACCAGCGCCCGAAGCTCAGGCCATCAACCTCCCTCGCAGAGCAGAAGTGGCTGCTCCCCCTCATCCTCACCCAGATGCCACTGCCGCCCACAAGGACGAGGCTGGCCTCAAAGAGAAGGCAGAGGTGGCAGCAGACAGTAGAGTGGAGCCCAGCATGGACTGTCAAGAGAAACCTTTAAATTTAGCCCTCGGGGCGCTTCACAGTTGCCAGGCAATTTCTTTGAGCAAGAGTTTAATCCCAAGTATCACCTGCCCATTTTGTACTTTCAAGACCTTTTATCCAGAAGTTTTAATGATGCATCAGAGACTGGAGCATAAATACAATCCCGATGGTCACAAAAACTGTAGAAACAAGTCTTGGCTTAGAAACAGACCCACTAGCTGTCCACCACCTCTAGTGGGAGAAGACCTGCCTTCCTTGTCCAGTTTCCCCAAGCCCAAGGCCACCTTCCCAGCCCAGTCCAAGACCCTGCCATCCGAGAAGGGGAAGCCGGGCCCCGCAGGCCCAGGCAAGACCCCTCTGGCCTCAGGGACTGACTCTAGCACTTTAGCCCCCAGTAACCTGGAGTTGCACAGGCCACAGCCCAGCATCGGGGCGGAGGGGGCTCCAGCCGCCAGGCAGCAGCCCTCGGAGATGTTTTCTAAAAGCGGAGTTTCTCCTGTCCCAGAGAAGACCCAAAGGCCAGAGACGAAGTTCAAAGCCCCGGTGGTTTCCGTGTCCCAGCCCTCGAGCAGCAGCACCATCCATGGCTCGGCCGATTTCACAGCCAAGCACGATGGCCTGTGGGCGCCCCCGGGAAGAGACTACTTCTGTGGCCGCAGCGCAGGTGTTGCCGGCCTGGAGCTCGGAGAGCCGCTTCCCAAGAGGCCGAAAGCCGGGCCCTTCGTCCTGGATGCGGAGCAGCCGGGGCCCCACGACCAAAGGGTCCTTGACCTGCCCAAGTACCTGGTGGACCCCGGAACCACAGGGCTGCTGCCCCAGAAATACGAGTTCCCGCCGTTGAAGGTGCTGCCCTCCAAGCCGCCATTCCTGGCATCAGGCGAGATGGACTCCGAGGATGTGCTGACCATACACTAGCCCTGAGGCGGGCCCGGGCCGCTCTACACCTGCGCCCC CGCTTCGCTGGAAGGAAAAAGGCCTGTGTCTTAGCAACATTGATCTAGCAGCATGCTTCCAAAGAGAAACTATGAGAATTTTATTGGGAATGCACATTCGCGGCCAAAGGACAAGAAAACTTGA